From the Clostridiales bacterium FE2011 genome, one window contains:
- a CDS encoding ABC transporter substrate-binding protein → MKKILSLILALALVLSMTAIAGAEDVKDLPRNETLYFAGQQWGSVNSWNVIGTNQNNSMAIAGGASGYRTLVYETLYMYNFMNGELVGLLANNDYAWNDDMTAITLTIKDAAKWSDGTPVTAADVVRTFDIGVQIGNGTGTGFKAYIASIEAVDEKSLKINAAVNEEGKPVNPLKVLDFLTGTPIAQAAWIDKLVERCENDSVKILNDPGDDFVWSGPYTKLYTDDQKVVLIRDDNYWGQDASMWGKLPVPKYIAHAIYADNPAGENALKAGEVDVCQQFIGNVQNLWLEDGLPISTYYEDAPYGVCLTMPTAWYNFNLPVLAENPALRKAIAIAVDYDTIIANAMTNQSPSFAAVPRSLMNPTEGEQALYDHEAVKDLQWAGMDIEGANKLLDDAGLLDTDGDGFREFNGEKISLNAVCPNGWTDWQASMEVVAAAGAKIGLDITTLYPEWDIYQTVFTNPNQKEYAIYMWSPEAASPSNPWTRANQFMGSEFVGVENNWSGNWGQYVNAEADALLKKIPLTTDTEELKGLYTELTKIYLTEVPSFSLMYRPSLFHAVNESVWTNFPSGEDGRNIPPADCTDGYGIAALYDLELVNP, encoded by the coding sequence ATGAAAAAAATCCTGTCCCTGATCCTTGCGCTTGCGCTTGTGCTGAGCATGACCGCGATTGCCGGCGCTGAAGACGTGAAGGATCTCCCCCGCAACGAAACCCTGTACTTTGCCGGACAGCAGTGGGGCTCCGTGAACAGCTGGAACGTGATCGGAACCAACCAGAACAACTCCATGGCAATTGCAGGCGGTGCTTCCGGCTACCGTACGCTGGTGTATGAAACGCTGTACATGTACAACTTCATGAATGGCGAGCTGGTCGGCCTGCTGGCGAATAACGACTACGCCTGGAATGATGACATGACCGCGATTACGCTGACGATCAAAGACGCTGCCAAGTGGTCTGACGGCACTCCCGTCACTGCCGCTGACGTGGTTCGCACCTTTGATATCGGCGTGCAGATCGGCAACGGCACCGGCACTGGTTTCAAGGCCTACATCGCCAGCATCGAAGCTGTTGATGAAAAGTCCCTGAAGATCAATGCCGCTGTGAATGAAGAAGGAAAGCCCGTGAACCCCCTGAAGGTGCTGGACTTCCTGACCGGCACTCCTATCGCGCAGGCCGCCTGGATCGACAAGCTGGTGGAACGCTGCGAAAATGACTCCGTGAAGATCCTGAACGATCCTGGTGATGACTTCGTCTGGTCCGGCCCCTACACCAAGCTGTATACCGACGATCAGAAAGTGGTTCTGATCCGTGATGATAACTACTGGGGACAGGATGCTTCCATGTGGGGCAAGCTGCCCGTGCCGAAGTACATCGCCCATGCGATTTACGCCGACAACCCTGCCGGTGAGAACGCGCTGAAGGCCGGTGAAGTCGATGTCTGCCAGCAGTTCATTGGCAACGTGCAGAACCTGTGGCTGGAAGACGGACTGCCGATTTCCACCTACTATGAAGATGCGCCCTATGGCGTGTGCCTGACCATGCCCACTGCGTGGTACAACTTCAACCTCCCCGTGCTGGCTGAGAACCCTGCCCTGCGCAAGGCCATCGCCATCGCTGTGGACTATGACACCATTATCGCCAACGCCATGACCAACCAGAGCCCGTCCTTCGCCGCCGTGCCGCGTTCCCTGATGAACCCCACCGAAGGCGAACAGGCGCTGTATGATCATGAAGCCGTGAAGGACCTGCAGTGGGCCGGCATGGACATCGAAGGTGCCAATAAGCTGCTGGACGATGCCGGACTGCTGGATACCGACGGAGACGGATTCCGTGAGTTCAATGGTGAGAAGATCTCCCTGAACGCGGTATGCCCCAACGGCTGGACTGACTGGCAGGCTTCCATGGAAGTTGTGGCTGCTGCCGGCGCCAAGATCGGCTTGGATATCACCACGCTGTATCCTGAATGGGATATCTACCAGACCGTATTCACCAACCCCAACCAGAAGGAATATGCCATTTACATGTGGTCTCCTGAGGCTGCTTCTCCCTCCAACCCCTGGACCCGCGCGAACCAGTTCATGGGCAGCGAGTTTGTGGGCGTTGAGAACAACTGGAGCGGTAACTGGGGTCAGTATGTGAACGCAGAAGCCGACGCGCTGCTGAAGAAGATCCCGCTGACCACGGATACTGAGGAACTGAAGGGCCTGTACACCGAGCTGACCAAGATCTACCTGACTGAAGTTCCTTCCTTCTCCCTGATGTATCGTCCTTCCCTGTTCCACGCTGTCAATGAGAGCGTATGGACCAACTTCCCCTCCGGAGAGGACGGCCGTAACATTCCTCCGGCTGACTGCACAGACGGTTACGGAATCGCTGCGCTGTATGACCTGGAGCTGGTCAATCCTTAA
- a CDS encoding ABC transporter permease — translation MKGYRKYFGKKLLWFVITLIVAVILNFVLPRLMPADPVSAITGKMAQGMTDASAVQEIYKRYEAEFGTNKPIVEQFFIFVGNLFKGDLGTSFSQYPRKVSDIISSAIGWTICLQLPAIIVGWLLGNLLGALAAYIRKGFDKVLMPVSLFLSNVPAFGMAVILLVLFGVTWKIAPISGGYAFDMIPNFSWKFIKSVIAHYQLPFWSIVLVSIGGQAVGMRSMSIYELNADYVKYARFLGIKDRKIVGYVFRNAMLPQVTGLALSIGTMIGGALVAEIIFSYPGLGSTMYSAVTAADYPLISATTLIITIMVLLVTFLLDIIYGFIDPRVKAAQFDA, via the coding sequence ATGAAAGGCTACCGCAAGTATTTCGGAAAGAAGCTTTTATGGTTTGTGATTACCCTGATTGTCGCCGTGATCCTGAACTTTGTGCTGCCGCGGCTGATGCCGGCGGACCCGGTGTCCGCCATTACCGGTAAAATGGCCCAGGGCATGACGGACGCGAGTGCCGTGCAGGAGATCTACAAACGATACGAAGCGGAATTCGGCACAAACAAACCGATTGTGGAACAGTTCTTTATTTTCGTCGGGAACCTGTTCAAGGGAGATCTGGGAACGTCCTTCAGCCAGTATCCCCGGAAGGTGAGCGACATCATCAGCTCCGCAATCGGATGGACCATCTGCCTGCAGCTTCCGGCAATCATTGTGGGCTGGCTGCTGGGCAACCTGCTGGGCGCGCTGGCAGCGTACATCCGCAAAGGCTTTGACAAGGTGCTGATGCCGGTATCGCTGTTCCTGAGCAATGTACCTGCTTTCGGCATGGCGGTCATCCTGCTGGTCCTGTTCGGCGTGACCTGGAAGATTGCGCCGATTTCCGGCGGTTATGCTTTTGATATGATTCCCAATTTCAGCTGGAAATTTATCAAATCAGTTATTGCCCATTACCAGCTGCCCTTCTGGTCCATTGTTCTGGTATCCATCGGCGGACAGGCGGTAGGCATGCGTTCCATGTCCATCTACGAACTGAACGCGGACTATGTCAAATATGCCCGGTTCCTGGGAATCAAGGACCGCAAAATCGTCGGTTATGTGTTCCGGAACGCCATGCTGCCCCAGGTGACCGGCCTGGCGCTGAGCATCGGCACCATGATCGGCGGCGCGCTGGTTGCGGAAATTATTTTCAGTTATCCCGGCCTGGGCAGTACCATGTATTCCGCTGTCACGGCGGCGGATTATCCGCTGATTTCCGCGACGACCCTGATCATTACCATTATGGTGCTGCTGGTCACGTTCCTGCTGGACATCATCTACGGTTTCATCGATCCGCGGGTCAAGGCCGCTCAGTTCGATGCGTAA
- a CDS encoding ABC transporter permease: MKNTIRQVFHSSKFVTGFVIFVIILLTMLIYPLINPGNPLEMIGVGTFAKPGTYVSLYDAARTSTETLRLADADEKRLNQLLSDSDRISMVDWFSAMGIDISGLDISDTDALLDLWKANYTPESKPKGMTQAKRNYYKRLNNAIKEISASDTLVITDRHAETGDLEEIGSITKTDYVNVGQVANVKSLPLGTDNFGRDVLKELVSAAGTSIVIGMIAGIVATLIGLTLGLLSGYVGGLVDDLIMFVTNIFTVIPGFVLLILISYSIGQEQRGATVVAMVIGFTSWTWTARSVRSQVISLRNRDHVNLSKLSGHSLVRIILTDILPYIASYVVMAFILQVSSGILAEAQLSLLGLGPKTTTTPTLGLMMNWAMLYSAHTNGSWWAYFPVILTITCISFSLNLMNTGLDQVFNPTLRD, encoded by the coding sequence ATGAAGAATACAATCAGGCAGGTTTTCCACTCTTCCAAATTTGTCACAGGTTTTGTGATCTTTGTGATCATTCTGCTGACGATGCTGATCTATCCCCTGATCAATCCCGGCAATCCCCTGGAGATGATCGGCGTGGGAACCTTCGCAAAGCCGGGTACCTATGTATCCCTGTATGACGCTGCGCGGACTTCCACCGAAACGCTGCGTCTCGCGGACGCGGATGAAAAGAGGCTGAACCAGCTGCTGAGCGATTCGGACCGGATCAGTATGGTGGACTGGTTCTCCGCGATGGGGATTGATATCAGCGGCCTGGATATCAGCGATACGGATGCCCTGCTGGATCTGTGGAAGGCCAATTACACCCCGGAAAGCAAGCCTAAGGGAATGACCCAGGCGAAGCGGAATTACTACAAGCGGCTGAACAACGCTATTAAGGAAATCAGCGCATCTGATACCCTGGTCATCACGGACAGGCATGCGGAAACCGGCGACCTGGAAGAGATCGGCAGCATCACCAAAACGGACTATGTGAATGTGGGACAGGTGGCCAACGTCAAGAGCCTTCCGCTGGGAACGGACAATTTCGGGCGGGACGTACTCAAGGAACTGGTTTCGGCTGCCGGAACCTCCATTGTGATCGGTATGATCGCGGGGATCGTGGCCACGCTCATCGGCCTGACCCTGGGCCTGCTGAGCGGTTATGTGGGCGGACTTGTGGATGACCTGATCATGTTTGTGACGAATATCTTCACGGTGATTCCCGGCTTTGTCCTGCTGATCCTGATCAGCTACTCCATCGGCCAGGAGCAGCGCGGCGCCACGGTGGTGGCTATGGTGATCGGCTTTACCAGCTGGACCTGGACGGCGCGTTCCGTCCGTTCCCAGGTGATCTCGCTGCGAAACCGGGACCACGTGAACCTGTCCAAGTTATCGGGACACAGCCTGGTGAGGATTATCCTGACGGATATCCTGCCATACATTGCCAGCTATGTGGTGATGGCCTTCATCCTGCAGGTTTCTTCCGGCATCCTGGCGGAAGCGCAGCTGTCCCTGCTGGGCCTGGGACCGAAGACGACCACAACGCCGACGCTGGGTCTGATGATGAACTGGGCGATGCTCTACTCCGCACATACCAATGGCTCCTGGTGGGCGTATTTCCCCGTGATCCTGACCATCACCTGCATTTCATTCTCCCTGAACCTGATGAATACGGGTCTGGATCAGGTCTTCAACCCCACGCTGAGAGACTAA
- a CDS encoding ABC transporter ATP-binding protein, giving the protein MGKVILEVRNLKTKYITRFHEDVYAVDGVSFTIEEGKSLGIAGESGCGKSTLALSMMGYYFPPLHYISGDIIIDGKNISGMDPDAVRKTILGTEIAYIPQAAMNALNPTQKIIKFVTDVIRAHEPKADKKEIRARAEARFAELGLPKDVLDKHAVELSGGMKQRTVIAVSTILSPKVLIADEPSSALDVTSQKMVIKMMRDLMDKGYIKSMLFITHELPLLYNVTDDIMVMYAGQIVEKGTAHEMVFDPVHPYSHGLMGSILVPEEGTRGTKLTAIPGTPPNLKKPPQGCRFAERCKYAKPECRYSSIPERAFEEGRMYRCLMGVDELKEEYSHE; this is encoded by the coding sequence ATGGGAAAAGTGATTTTGGAAGTAAGAAATCTGAAAACGAAATACATTACCCGGTTCCACGAGGATGTATATGCCGTGGATGGAGTGTCCTTCACAATCGAAGAGGGAAAGAGCCTGGGCATTGCCGGTGAATCCGGCTGCGGCAAGTCCACCCTGGCGCTGAGCATGATGGGATATTATTTCCCGCCGCTGCACTATATCAGCGGGGATATTATCATTGACGGAAAGAATATATCCGGAATGGATCCGGACGCTGTCCGGAAAACGATCCTGGGAACGGAGATTGCCTATATTCCCCAGGCGGCCATGAACGCGCTGAATCCGACCCAGAAGATTATCAAATTCGTGACGGACGTGATCCGGGCGCATGAGCCCAAAGCGGACAAAAAAGAAATCCGGGCTCGGGCGGAAGCCCGCTTTGCCGAACTTGGCCTGCCGAAAGACGTGCTGGACAAGCACGCGGTGGAACTGTCCGGCGGCATGAAGCAGCGGACGGTCATCGCCGTTTCCACCATTTTGTCCCCCAAGGTGCTGATCGCGGACGAGCCGTCCAGCGCGCTGGACGTGACCAGCCAGAAGATGGTTATCAAAATGATGCGCGACCTGATGGATAAGGGATATATCAAGTCCATGCTGTTCATCACGCATGAACTGCCCCTGCTTTACAATGTGACGGATGACATCATGGTCATGTATGCCGGCCAGATTGTGGAAAAGGGAACGGCCCATGAGATGGTATTTGATCCGGTGCATCCCTATTCCCATGGCCTGATGGGCTCCATTCTCGTTCCTGAGGAGGGAACCCGGGGAACCAAGCTGACCGCTATTCCGGGTACGCCGCCCAACCTGAAGAAACCGCCGCAGGGCTGCCGCTTTGCGGAACGCTGCAAATACGCGAAACCGGAGTGCAGGTATTCCAGCATTCCCGAGCGCGCGTTTGAGGAAGGGCGTATGTACCGCTGCCTGATGGGAGTGGACGAACTGAAGGAGGAATACAGCCATGAGTGA
- a CDS encoding ABC transporter ATP-binding protein yields MSETNSQNVKDFTDAPLCLSGRGVTKVFGIGEKRKTAVDHVDFDFHEGEFVSIVGESGSGKTTLSKMLLGLLNVTEGEIFFRGKPRDISSGRKKREYWKGIQAIFQDPFSSYNVFHKIDSVLLDCINMRGGKHLSKEKKTELMTEACSFVNLKFAELTNKYPFELSGGQMQRLMIARIFLLKPKILLADEPTSMIDACSRATILDMLLKLRDETGMTVIFITHDIGLAYYISDSVYIMEHGKFVEYGKPDKVMLDPEAPYTKRLISDVPKIHEPWDLSTVELLKNE; encoded by the coding sequence ATGAGTGAAACGAATTCCCAGAACGTGAAGGATTTCACTGATGCGCCGCTGTGCCTGTCCGGCCGGGGAGTGACAAAGGTCTTTGGCATAGGGGAAAAGAGAAAAACCGCCGTGGACCATGTGGATTTTGATTTCCATGAGGGAGAGTTTGTCTCCATCGTGGGCGAATCCGGCAGCGGCAAAACCACGCTGTCCAAAATGCTGCTGGGACTGCTCAATGTGACGGAAGGGGAAATCTTCTTCAGGGGGAAACCCCGGGATATCAGTTCCGGCAGGAAAAAGAGGGAATACTGGAAGGGCATCCAGGCGATCTTCCAGGACCCGTTCTCCAGCTATAATGTTTTCCATAAGATCGATTCGGTGCTGCTGGACTGTATCAATATGCGGGGCGGAAAGCACCTGTCGAAAGAGAAAAAGACAGAGCTGATGACGGAGGCCTGCAGCTTTGTGAACCTGAAGTTTGCCGAGCTGACAAACAAATATCCGTTTGAACTTTCCGGAGGCCAGATGCAGCGTCTGATGATCGCCCGGATCTTCCTGCTGAAGCCGAAAATCCTGCTGGCGGATGAGCCGACCTCCATGATTGACGCCTGCTCCCGTGCCACGATTCTGGATATGCTCCTGAAGCTCCGGGATGAAACGGGAATGACGGTAATCTTCATTACCCATGATATCGGCCTGGCTTACTACATTTCCGATTCGGTCTATATCATGGAGCATGGAAAGTTTGTGGAGTATGGAAAGCCTGACAAGGTAATGCTGGATCCGGAGGCGCCCTACACGAAACGCCTGATTTCGGATGTGCCGAAGATCCATGAACCCTGGGACCTGAGCACGGTGGAACTGCTGAAGAATGAATAA